A section of the Drosophila sechellia strain sech25 chromosome 3L, ASM438219v1, whole genome shotgun sequence genome encodes:
- the LOC6610816 gene encoding mitochondrial 2-oxoglutarate/malate carrier protein, with protein sequence MAYSIEKKSIPGYMMYINGGLAGMLGTCIVQPLDLVKTRMQISATTGEYKSSFDCLLKVFKNEGILALYNGLSAGLMRQATYTTARMGFYQMEIDAYRKHFNAPPTVLASMGMGILAGAFGAMFGNPAEVALIRMMSDNRLPPAERRNYKGVVNAFVRIVKDEGVTTLWKGCMPTVGRAMIVNMVQLASYSQLKAAFSEYFSGLSLHIAAAMMSGLLTTIASMPLDMAKTRIQQQKTAEYKGTMDVLMKVSKNEGIASLWKGFTPYLCRLGPHTVFAFIFLEQLTKAYKHIVLGDDSESNI encoded by the coding sequence ATGGCGTACAGCATCGAAAAGAAATCCATACCCGGGTACATGATGTACATCAATGGCGGTCTGGCCGGAATGCTGGGCACCTGCATTGTGCAGCCATTGGACTTGGTGAAGACCAGGATGCAGATTTCAGCCACGACGGGCGAGTACAAGAGCTCCTTCGATTGCCTGCTAAAGGTTTTTAAGAACGAGGGCATACTTGCCTTGTATAATGGACTGAGTGCGGGATTGATGCGACAGGCCACGTACACGACAGCCCGGATGGGTTTCTACCAAATGGAGATCGACGCCTATCGCAAGCATTTCAATGCACCGCCCACTGTGTTGGCcagcatgggcatgggcattcTGGCCGGTGCTTTCGGCGCCATGTTCGGCAATCCGGCGGAGGTGGCCCTCATCCGTATGATGTCCGATAACCGTTTGCCGCCGGCGGAGAGGCGAAACTACAAGGGTGTGGTGAACGCCTTTGTGCGGATCGTCAAGGACGAGGGTGTGACCACCCTCTGGAAAGGATGCATGCCCACTGTGGGTCGGGCCATGATCGTCAACATGGTTCAGCTGGCCTCGTACTCGCAGTTAAAGGCAGCATTTTCGGAATACTTTTCGGGACTTTCGCTGCACATAGCTGCCGCCATGATGTCCGGTCTATTGACCACCATTGCCTCCATGCCACTGGACATGGCCAAAACGCGCATCCAGCAGCAAAAGACGGCCGAGTACAAGGGCACCATGGATGTTCTGATGAAGGTGTCCAAGAACGAGGGCATCGCCTCCCTATGGAAGGGCTTCACGCCCTATTTGTGTCGTTTAGGACCGCACACGGTGTTTGCTTTTATATTCCTGGAACAACTCACCAAGGCCTACAAGCACATTGTGCTCGGCGACGATTCTGAATCGAACATCTAA
- the LOC6610819 gene encoding uncharacterized protein LOC6610819, whose amino-acid sequence MEQEKMLRPTVTYHLFLYRVELARRNARQLRLSRTKIEITDELISNTVRNLKTCSLDDLKAVNRELLFKRKLRSNVSKLKKEAMRQQRQENHDNSAKQD is encoded by the coding sequence ATGGAGCAGGAAAAGATGCTGAGGCCCACGGTCACCTATCATCTGTTCCTGTACCGCGTCGAGTTGGCCCGTCGGAATGCCCGGCAGCTGCGGCTTTCCCGCACCAAAATCGAGATCACGGACGAGCTCATCTCCAATACGGTGCGCAATCTGAAGACGTGCAGCTTGGACGACCTGAAGGCGGTCAACCGGGAGCTTCTGTTCAAGCGGAAACTGCGGAGCAACGTGTCCAAGCTGAAAAAGGAGGCCATGCGGCAGCAGCGCCAAGAGAACCACGACAACTCAGCGAAACAGGATTAG
- the LOC6610817 gene encoding mitochondrial 2-oxoglutarate/malate carrier protein, with amino-acid sequence MSTPLSPHIRIWLVSNHTPPIHISFSQTYLYLPIVLFHMALVYGVEKKTVPTHMKFVMGGASGMLATCIVQPLDLLKTRMQISGTLGTREYKNSFEVLSKIWKNEGMLSLYNGLSAGLLRQASYTSAKMGVYQMELDWYRKNFGNYPSMVASMTMGIVAGAFGALCGNPAEVALIRMMSDNRLMPEDRRNYKNVGDAFVRIVKDEGVVALWRGCLPTVGRAMVVNMVQLASYSLMKDQLHGYLSEGIPLHLTAALVSGLLTSVTSMPLDMAKTRIQQMKVIDGKPEYSGTIDVLKRVVKNEGAFAVWKGFTPYLIRMGPHTIFSFVFLEQMNKAYGKHVLGDSLSDSVP; translated from the coding sequence ATGTCAACTCCATTAAGCCCCCACATACGAATTTGGCTCGTTTCCAACCACACACCCCCAATTCACATCTCTTTTTCCCAAACATACTTATACCTTCCAATTGTCCTCTTCCACATGGCGCTAGTTTACGGGGTGGAAAAGAAGACGGTACCCACTCACATGAAGTTCGTGATGGGCGGAGCCTCCGGAATGCTGGCCACCTGCATTGTCCAGCCGTTGGACCTCCTCAAGACCCGAATGCAGATATCAGGAACTTTGGGCACCCGCGAGTACAAGAACTCCTTTGAGGTTCTTTCGAAGATTTGGAAGAACGAGGGGATGTTATCCTTGTACAATGGACTGAGTGCCGGACTGTTGAGACAGGCCTCGTACACATCAGCCAAGATGGGCGTTTACCAGATGGAGTTGGATTGGTATCGCAAGAACTTCGGAAATTATCCATCCATGGTGGCCAGCATGACCATGGGCATTGTGGCTGGCGCCTTTGGAGCCTTGTGTGGAAATCCAGCGGAGGTGGCCCTGATCCGGATGATGTCCGATAACCGCCTAATGCCGGAGGACAGGCGTAATTACAAGAATGTTGGTGATGCCTTTGTAAGAATTGTGAAGGATGAGGGCGTCGTGGCGCTCTGGAGAGGATGCTTGCCGACAGTGGGTCGTGCCATGGTCGTGAATATGGTGCAGCTGGCCTCCTATTCGCTGATGAAAGACCAATTGCATGGGTATCTCAGTGAAGGAATACCTCTTCACCTGACCGCCGCACTGGTGTCCGGTTTGCTGACCTCCGTGACCTCAATGCCACTGGACATGGCCAAAACACGCATCCAGCAGATGAAGGTGATCGATGGCAAGCCGGAATACAGTGGCACCATCGATGTACTGAAAAGGGTGGTGAAGAACGAAGGCGCCTTTGCCGTGTGGAAGGGTTTCACTCCGTATCTAATCCGCATGGGTCCACACACGATATTTTCATTCGTCTTCCTGGAGCAAATGAATAAGGCCTACGGCAAGCATGTGCTCGGTGACTCGCTATCCGATTCGGTACCCTAA
- the LOC6610818 gene encoding uncharacterized protein LOC6610818 gives MEVQRNSANHRRGARPSVGYLLFQYQSELTRRHAEPTRLSRTKIHIIDGLVSRTIRHMKHCSMEDLKACKRELVYKEQLRDQLKNMRRKRSSSANKIEVSANTSAPVVSVKAPSTPPKPRSSTGEFSKMDIFGPEIFV, from the coding sequence ATGGAAGTCCAACGTAACAGCGCCAACCACCGACGCGGAGCTCGTCCGAGCGTGGGCTATCTACTTTTCCAGTACCAGAGCGAGCTGACCCGCCGTCATGCGGAACCCACGCGGCTGTCCCGCACCAAGATCCACATAATCGATGGCCTGGTGTCCCGCACCATCCGCCACATGAAGCACTGCAGCATGGAGGACCTGAAAGCCTGCAAGAGGGAGCTCGTCTACAAGGAGCAGCTGCGCGATCAGCTCAAGAACATGCGACGCAAGCGCTCCTCCTCAGCCAACAAAATCGAAGTTAGTGCCAACACATCTGCCCCCGTTGTGAGTGTCAAGGCGCCAAGCACTCCACCGAAACCCCGATCCTCCACAGGAGAGTTCTCCAAGATGGACATTTTCGGACCGGAGATCTTCGTTTAA